GGGGGCCTCCATCGGCATTCAGAAGAAGGACCTGATCCTCGTGTTCCGCGACGGTGCGGCCCTCCGGCACTTCGAGAGCTCTTCGGGCTGGCAAGTCGGCGTGGACGGCGCGGTGACGCTCATCAACGTCGGCGTGGGCGCCGACCTCAGCACGATGCAGATCAACCAGCCAATCGTCGCATTCGTCGTCGGTCAAAAGGGCCTGATGTTCGACGTCTCGCTCCAGGGCGCCAAGATCAGCCGGATCAAACGCTAGCCCGCGCCGGGCCTCAGCCTCCCTCCGCGGCCTCGCAGAGACCAAGCGCCGTGTGCGCGTAGATGCGCGCCGCGGCGTGGAGCGCGTCGAGCGGGACGTGCTCCTCGTCGGCGTGCGCGAGCGCGAGGTCGCCGGGCCCGAAGACCACCGACGGCGTGCCCGCGGCCTGGAGCACCGCCGCGTCCGTGAACGCCTGGAACCGCCCGACCGCCGCGGAGCGTCCCGTGATCGCTTCGATTGACTCGCGGAGCGTGCGGTTGAGCGGGTGATCCGCGGGCAAATCGAGCGGCGGACGCGGTACGGCGTCGAAGGCCGGGTCGGGCACGACCTCCGCCTGCCCTGCGCCGATGCTCGCGCCGATGACGGCGTCCAAATCGGCCCGAATTCGCTCCGGCGAATCTCCCGGCACGTAACGCTTCGCAAAGTTGAACCGGCACTCGTCGGGCACGACGTTCGTCGCAATCCCGCCGCGGATCGTGCCGATGTTGACGCTCGGCCCGCCGAGCACGGCGTGCCGCTGCCCTTTCCACAACTCCGGCAGCCGTTCGTCGAGGGCCGTGATCAGCCGCGCCGCCCGCACGATCGCGTTGAGGCCGAGTTCGGGAGTGCTGCCGTGCGCCGCGCGGCCGCGCACCACCACGTCGCACCGGTACACACCGCGGTGCGCGGGAATGACGGCAAGACCGCTCGGCTCGCCGACGATCGCCAGGTCCGCGGGCGGGCCGTCGCGTCCGAGCGCGGCCGTGCCGAGGTTGCCGTTCTCTTCGGCGACTACCGCGGCGAGCGTCACCGCCCGCGGCGGCCGGACGCCCGCCCGCCGCAGCGCCGCGAACGCAACCGTCATCGCCGCAACCGCGCCCTTCATATCGACCGCGCCGCGTCCCCACAGTTTCCCGTCGTGGATCTCCGCGGCAAACGGCGGATACCGCATCGACCCCGACGGCGGAACCGTGTCCATGTGGCCGTTCAGCATGAGCAGCGGCCGGCCCGCGGCCCGGCCGGGAAGCGTCGCGATCAGGTTCTCGCGGCCGTCCATCACCGGCCGGCGTGTCGCGGAGATGCCTTCCAGGCGTAGAAAGTCCTCGAGCACCCGCGCCACGCCGGATTCCCAGCCCTCGTCGCCGCGGTAGCTCGGCACCGCGACCATACGGCGCGTCAGCTCGACGATCTCGCCGGCCGAAATCGCGGCGTCGACCGCTTCCCACCCCGTGCGCCCGCGGCTCATCCGGCCCTCATCTCCTCCCCTCTTACAGTCCGCCGCCGTCGACGGCGCGACGCTCAGGCACGGCGAGGACAACACGGTGCATTTGACAGCGTGAAGCTCTCCGATGTTTCATTGACTGTGTCGAACAACGGTTCCTTCAGTGTGTGCACCGCGACACGCTGCTCCACGCGGTGGAATTTATCGAGGCCGCGGCGCGCTCGCCCGAGGCCGAAGGGGCGGTGGCGCTTACCGCGGCTGCGGGGAGGCCGACATGAGCACCTTGAACGGCCGGCACGCCGTCGTCACCGGTGCGGCGCGCGGCATCGGATTGGCGATTGCGAAACGCCTCGCCGGGGCGGGGGCGACGGTCTCGATCTGGGACGTCGACGGAGCGCAGGCCGAGCGCGCCGTCGCGCAGCTGCGGGAAGCCGACCGCGTCGATGCGCTGGCGGTCGACGTCGCGGACGCGTCGTCGGTCGCGGCGGCGGCGCGCGCAACGCTCCGCCGCCGCGGCGGGGTAGACGTACTCGTCAACAACGCCGGTATCGCGGGACCGAACGCGAAGACCTGGGAGTATCCGCCCGATGCGTGGCAGCGCGTTCTCGCCATCGACCTCACCGGCGTCTTCCTGTGCTGCCGGGCGCTCGTCCCTTCGATGGTGGAGCGTAAGTACGGGCGCGTCGTCAACATCGCCTCGATCGCCGGCAAGGAAGGCAACCCGAACGCGTCCGCGTACAGCAGCGCGAAGGCCGGCGTGATCGCGCTCACCAAGTCGCTCGGCAAGGAGCTCGCCGGCACCGGCGTCCTCGTCAACTGCGTAACGCCGGCCGCGGTGGAGACCGACATCTTCGCGCAGATGACGCGCGAGCACATCGAGTTCATGCGGTCCAAGATTCCGATGGGCCGTTTCGGCACGGTCGATGAGGTGGCCGCGCTCGTCGCGTGGCTGGCCTCCGAGGACTGCTCGTTTTCGACGGGCGCGGTCTTCGATATCTCCGGGGGCCGGGCGACCTACTGAGGCGCGGACCCTACCGGCGCGGGGCGCCTACTGGAGCGACGCCAGGTCGTCCGTGAACGGAAAGCTGCCCGGCTCGTAGGCGCACAGGGGATCGTCGCCGGTCGGATCGCCGGTCGCGGCGAAGGCGCGCGATCGCGATCCGCCGCAGAGCTCGCGGAACTCGCAATGCGCGCACCGGCCGTGCCACGAGGCGGGGTCGCGGAGCGCCCGCAGCAGCGGACTCTCGCGGTAGATCTCTCCCAACGGCCGCCGGCGAATGTTGCCCGCGGGCAGCGGCAGAAACCCGCTCGCGTGCACGCTGCCGGTATGCGACACAAAGACGAAGCCGCGGCCCGCGTTCACGTCCATCGGCGTGCGCCGCCGCCCGGAGCCGGCCGGCCACGGCCCGAGGGTGGTCCGCAGCGCATGGTACAGCGGCCCAAACGTCAGCGCCGACTCTGGGAGGAGGCCGCGCCGCTCGAGGATCGCCCGCTGGACGACGACGCGCTTGAAATGGTGTCCTTCCGTCGTCTTCACCGGCATCGCTTCGCCCACGTCGTAGAGGAACTCCAGCACGTCCTCGCACTCCGCCGACGTAATCTGCGGGTGCCACTGCCCCCGTCCGACCTGCACCAGGAAGAAAACGCTCCACGACATCGCGCCGCGCTCGCGCACGAGCCGCGCGAGGCCCGGCAGCGCCATGACGTTCGTACCGGTCACCGTCGTGTTGATCTGCACCTTGAGTCCGTACCGAAGCGCGCCATCCCAGGCGTCGAGTGTGCGCTCGAAGACGCCCGACACGCCGCGAAAGGCGTCGTGGGTCGCGCGCGTGTCGCCGTCCAGGCTGAGCGACATGGCCACCGCCCCGGCCGCCCGCACGTCCGCGATCACCTGGCTTGTGAGCAGCGGCGTCGCCGAGGGCGAGAAGCCGACCGGCAGCCGTCGCGCGGTCGCGTATTCGATGAGGCTCAGCAGATCCGGGCGTTTGATCGGATCGCCGCCTGTCAGGATGAACAGCGGCGGCGGCGCGCCGAAGGCCGCCACCTGGTCGATGAGGGCCCTCGCTTCGACGGTGGTGAGCTGGTCCCGGTGCGGCAGCGGCGCCGCCTCCGCACGGCAGTGCTGGCAGGCCAGGTCGCACGCCCGGGTCGTCTCCCAGATCACCATGAACGGACGCTGCGCGACGTCGATCGCCGGACGGCGGACGGTGGGGTGCACGGCCCTACGCTACCACGGGATCCGGCGTCGCCGCATCATTCGGATTCACTTGACATCGATCGTGATGACCATCCCCAGCTCTTTGTGGCCGGGAACCATGCAGTAGCCCTGATAGGTACCTTTCTTCAGCACGAGCGGGGACTTACCGGCCGGCGGGATCGTGACCGTCGCGCCGGGCTTGATCAACCCGCTGTTCACGCCGAGGGCGTCGATCATGAAGTCGTGCTCGATCGTGCCGGAGTTCGTCAGGACGAACCGCGCCGGACCCGCCGCCACGGTGACGGTCTTCGGCGTGAACGCAAACTCCTTCTGGGCGATCTTGATCGTCGTCACTTGAGCGGCGGAGGCCGCTCCGACGGCGGCGAGCGCCCCGACAACGATTGCTGCCGTCAACATCTGCCTCACCCTGCGTTTCATGAGCGTGTCCCCCCGGTGCGTGTTGTTGTCGTGCCCGCTACTTCACGACCTTGATGACTCCCACCGCGCCCTTGCCCGTGTACGCGAACGAGTGTGTGACGAACGGGTACAGCCCCGGCTGGTCGATCGTCAACTCGAACATCGCCCCGCCACCCGGCGGAATCGCGTACGTCT
This DNA window, taken from bacterium, encodes the following:
- a CDS encoding M20 family metallopeptidase gives rise to the protein MSRGRTGWEAVDAAISAGEIVELTRRMVAVPSYRGDEGWESGVARVLEDFLRLEGISATRRPVMDGRENLIATLPGRAAGRPLLMLNGHMDTVPPSGSMRYPPFAAEIHDGKLWGRGAVDMKGAVAAMTVAFAALRRAGVRPPRAVTLAAVVAEENGNLGTAALGRDGPPADLAIVGEPSGLAVIPAHRGVYRCDVVVRGRAAHGSTPELGLNAIVRAARLITALDERLPELWKGQRHAVLGGPSVNIGTIRGGIATNVVPDECRFNFAKRYVPGDSPERIRADLDAVIGASIGAGQAEVVPDPAFDAVPRPPLDLPADHPLNRTLRESIEAITGRSAAVGRFQAFTDAAVLQAAGTPSVVFGPGDLALAHADEEHVPLDALHAAARIYAHTALGLCEAAEGG
- a CDS encoding SDR family NAD(P)-dependent oxidoreductase, giving the protein MSTLNGRHAVVTGAARGIGLAIAKRLAGAGATVSIWDVDGAQAERAVAQLREADRVDALAVDVADASSVAAAARATLRRRGGVDVLVNNAGIAGPNAKTWEYPPDAWQRVLAIDLTGVFLCCRALVPSMVERKYGRVVNIASIAGKEGNPNASAYSSAKAGVIALTKSLGKELAGTGVLVNCVTPAAVETDIFAQMTREHIEFMRSKIPMGRFGTVDEVAALVAWLASEDCSFSTGAVFDISGGRATY
- a CDS encoding TIGR04053 family radical SAM/SPASM domain-containing protein, with translation MHPTVRRPAIDVAQRPFMVIWETTRACDLACQHCRAEAAPLPHRDQLTTVEARALIDQVAAFGAPPPLFILTGGDPIKRPDLLSLIEYATARRLPVGFSPSATPLLTSQVIADVRAAGAVAMSLSLDGDTRATHDAFRGVSGVFERTLDAWDGALRYGLKVQINTTVTGTNVMALPGLARLVRERGAMSWSVFFLVQVGRGQWHPQITSAECEDVLEFLYDVGEAMPVKTTEGHHFKRVVVQRAILERRGLLPESALTFGPLYHALRTTLGPWPAGSGRRRTPMDVNAGRGFVFVSHTGSVHASGFLPLPAGNIRRRPLGEIYRESPLLRALRDPASWHGRCAHCEFRELCGGSRSRAFAATGDPTGDDPLCAYEPGSFPFTDDLASLQ
- a CDS encoding cupredoxin domain-containing protein — its product is MLTAAIVVGALAAVGAASAAQVTTIKIAQKEFAFTPKTVTVAAGPARFVLTNSGTIEHDFMIDALGVNSGLIKPGATVTIPPAGKSPLVLKKGTYQGYCMVPGHKELGMVITIDVK